The Candidatus Dependentiae bacterium genome includes a window with the following:
- the galE gene encoding UDP-glucose 4-epimerase GalE, producing MKGFLVNKPTVLITGGAGYIGSHVGLLCARANYHVVILDSFVHGQHFNPTWATVIHGEYANSEILKNIFSTYSITAVVHCAASIEVGISVRDPISFYENNVAKTITLVDQMLRANVKNIIFSSSCAVYGQPQFLPLTETHQIKPMSPYGRTKAMVEEILKDASDAYGLRYIALRYFNAAGALPEEGLGEQHKPETHLIPLLLKAALLREPFTIFGSSYPTRDGSAVRDFVHVLDIANAHLLALEHLSRGNPSDAFNLGTGFGYSIKEMIDGVQRISGIAVRAITAPPRAGDPHTLVADPIKAKTLLQWQPRYSDLDFILKSALVFFKQQDAIAQPGILIEKVL from the coding sequence ATGAAAGGTTTTCTCGTGAATAAACCAACCGTTTTGATTACTGGCGGAGCCGGCTACATCGGTTCTCATGTTGGATTACTTTGTGCGCGCGCGAATTATCACGTGGTTATTCTGGATTCGTTTGTACATGGTCAGCATTTTAATCCAACGTGGGCAACGGTAATTCATGGTGAATATGCGAACAGTGAAATTCTAAAAAATATTTTTTCAACCTATTCGATTACTGCAGTTGTCCATTGTGCTGCATCGATTGAAGTGGGTATTTCTGTGCGCGATCCGATTTCTTTTTATGAAAATAACGTTGCAAAAACAATAACACTTGTTGATCAAATGCTTCGTGCAAATGTTAAAAATATAATTTTTTCTTCAAGTTGTGCTGTGTACGGCCAGCCGCAATTTTTGCCACTAACAGAAACGCATCAGATAAAGCCTATGAGCCCTTATGGTCGCACAAAAGCGATGGTAGAAGAAATTCTTAAAGATGCGAGCGACGCATATGGATTGCGTTATATCGCGCTGCGTTATTTTAATGCAGCGGGAGCGTTGCCCGAAGAAGGGCTTGGCGAACAACACAAACCGGAAACGCATCTTATTCCGTTACTTTTAAAAGCAGCATTACTGCGCGAACCATTTACCATTTTTGGTTCTTCATATCCAACAAGAGACGGTAGTGCTGTGCGTGATTTTGTACATGTTCTTGATATTGCCAACGCACATTTATTGGCGCTGGAACATTTATCGCGTGGCAATCCGTCTGATGCTTTTAATTTGGGAACTGGTTTCGGATATTCAATTAAAGAAATGATTGATGGCGTTCAACGCATTTCAGGAATAGCAGTTCGCGCGATCACTGCGCCGCCACGCGCAGGAGATCCGCATACACTCGTGGCTGATCCGATTAAAGCGAAAACTTTATTACAATGGCAGCCGCGCTATTCAGATTTAGACTTTATTCTAAAATCTGCGTTAGTGTTCTTTAAACAGCAGGATGCAATTGCGCAGCCCGGAATTTTAATCGAAAAAGTTTTATGA